In Paraglaciecola sp. T6c, the sequence TAGACGAAGAATTAGGGTATTCCCAGCAATATTATTTTAAGCGCACGACGCACCTAGTCGAGATCCGCACGGATATTGGCGTGACAGGTTGGGGGGAGTGTTTTGGCGGCGGCAATATTGCGCTAGCCAATAAAACCATTGTTGAGAAAGTGATTCAGCCGATGATATTGGGCATGAATCCACTAGATCGCGAAGTGATCTGGCACAAAGCTTATAACTTGATGCGTGACCACGGCCAAAAAGGCATGCCTATTCAATCTTTGTCAGGCATTGATATCGCGTTGTGGGACATCGCAGGTAAAATTCATAATGTTCCTGTTTATCAATTGCTTGGTGGTGCCTTTAGAGAGAAAATTGGTGTTTACGGTTATGGCATGATGTTACAGCGCGTACCGGATTTAGAGCACAGATTTGAGCTTGAAAGCGCCGCTATTTTAGACAAAGGTTTCAAAGCCATGAAAATGAAGATTGGCCTTGGGGTGGAAAAAGACGTGCGCTTAGTAGAAGCCGTGCGTAAATCCATTGGGCCAGATGTGCCATTAATGGTCGATGCCAATCATGCTTACACAACACGTGAAGCAATACCTTTAGGGCGCGAATTAGAGCGTCTAGGCGTCGCTTGGTTTGAAGAGCCTGTTGCACCAGAAGATTTACAAGGCTACCGCGATCTATGCGAGGCCCTTGATGTAAACATTGCCGGTGGTGAAGGGGAGTTCACTGTGTGGGGATTCCGAGATTTAATTAAAAATCGCTGCGTAGACATACTCCAACCAGAAGTGTGTGGCCTAGGCGGGATTACCCATTACCAAAAGGTACTGGCGATGGCTCAAGCTCATTTTGTGCCTGTTGTGAACCATGTTTGGGGGTCAGCTGTTGCGGTTGCCACTAATATGCATCTGTTGGCAGCATTGCCGGACTTCCCTGGAGCGGCCCACCCAGTCCAACCTATGCTCGAATATGACACGACCCCTAATCGCTTCCGTGAGGAGTTATTGGTCGACTCATTAGAGATAAACGAACAAGTGAAACGCAATGATGGTTTTGTTGCATTGCCTAAAGGCCCGGGTCTTGGGATTGAGCCAAACCTCGACTTCATTAAAAAATACTCAGTAGGGTATTAACCCCAATGATTGACTTTAATCGAGCAGTCTTGATTTGCGTTGA encodes:
- a CDS encoding mandelate racemase/muconate lactonizing enzyme family protein encodes the protein MKITQVISHVLQYDLDEELGYSQQYYFKRTTHLVEIRTDIGVTGWGECFGGGNIALANKTIVEKVIQPMILGMNPLDREVIWHKAYNLMRDHGQKGMPIQSLSGIDIALWDIAGKIHNVPVYQLLGGAFREKIGVYGYGMMLQRVPDLEHRFELESAAILDKGFKAMKMKIGLGVEKDVRLVEAVRKSIGPDVPLMVDANHAYTTREAIPLGRELERLGVAWFEEPVAPEDLQGYRDLCEALDVNIAGGEGEFTVWGFRDLIKNRCVDILQPEVCGLGGITHYQKVLAMAQAHFVPVVNHVWGSAVAVATNMHLLAALPDFPGAAHPVQPMLEYDTTPNRFREELLVDSLEINEQVKRNDGFVALPKGPGLGIEPNLDFIKKYSVGY